The nucleotide window ACCATTTGATCAAATGCTTCAACATCTtgagcaactactttcagcaaaaaggatCCATTATTGGGTTATTCTAGTTTTCCATTGTGCTTGCATCTGCTCTTTAAAACTGTAGAGGGGAACTTTCCCCCTGTGGGATGAATACGAGTTGACCTTTTTGGTCTGTTTCTGTGTTCCTCACTCGCTCAAATGGATTCTTCCAAACAAAGACACATCACTTTGTTGTGGttcagcctcttcatcacatgATCCTTCCATTCCTAAAAGTCACCTGATTTGTGTGAGGAAACTACTGATTGCATAACGTTCACTTAGTTCGTTGACTGTTGCTATGAAAGGCATCTGCAGCAGAGTTCATTCtgcttaaaatgaacttttggagTCACCTGAACTGAGAAGCACATGAAAAAATTcaccagaaaaataaacatttttgattcacCTTTTACTGTTCAGGGAAAAAAGGTGGAACCTTTCTACATTTTAGAGGAAGACAATCTGTgtgaaaaatcaaaagttacGTTAAACTTCTGTCTTTTAAGAATCATTTTTAGCAGTTcatatgtttaattttattattttagaagaTGGTGTTTAGTTTacaattcaaacatttaaatgttcctcaatTAGTTTTTCGTACTATATGTTTTAGTAACACCTAGACATTTGTctcatgtgtttgtttatgGTATTTTTAGAAAGGACAACTTTCaattgactgatttttttaaatgtatgactGATGTGCTGTTAATGCAGGACactaaaaccaaacaaatagGTAAATTAATGACATACATTCTGAATTAAATCTTCACACACTCAGACAATtggatttacagtttattaaggTCACAAAAAAGGATCAATAAGAGGTTTCAGAACAATCTGTATAAGAATGAatgtttctcctcctcttcctcctcctccagctgggcTCCTTTGCAGAATGTTGGAGGAGTGAACACTTGAGGATCAGGGATCCCCATGATGTTGTTATAGAAACtgtaaaacacaaagacacagttaaagtcccattagctgtccTGCACTtgatgtgtgaaatgtgttctctgcatttgacccatcccctgggcgagtggtgagctgcagacacagctgcgcccAGGATCCATTTGGTGGTTTGACCCCCAATCCGACCCTTTAATGCTGAGAGTCAAGCAGGGAGGAACTGGATTACAGTTAGTCTTTAGTGTGACTCcgtctggatttgaactcacaaccctccagtctcagggtggacactcaaCCACAAGGCCACCAAGATGATCAACCTCACAcagaattaacaaaacaaaatataacatttatattaaatcaaAGGTGCAAGTGGAGTTGTCACGCCCCTTCccctctgccccccccccccactctggtcagagctgcatgcaacaaattcaagaaaaaaactttttctgttcattttatctccatagaaaccattttattttttggtcccCTGGGGATAACAACCAGGTCTATGTCATTTCtagaaaaatctgcaaaagaATCTTTTTAGGATTTCCTTagtaattgagttttttgttagccacgcccacatggTATGTTACATCTTTTCATTCATCTTGAGCCAACAATTCAAGTAAGTGGCATCCCAATGATGCTCGACGAGTTAGGAGACGATAGATTGAAataggaggagtttaaatttgtagaggGTACTAAAGGTGATTTaattggtttttgttttgctagtagatttatttattttttgagccTCATAAGACATTTTGGTCCaattctttttctcctctgggTGCGTACAAAATTTGGTCATCTTTTGAACATGTGATGGGTCAAACTTTTGACTCAATTGGGCTGTCGAGTTTGCATAAAACATCTGGTCCCTGCAGTCCTGcctctaaccctaaccttaaccctgcTTCAAGATGGAGATTCaaacattcaataaaataaaaaaaaagttccaaactACAAGGAAAACTGatcaaataatcacaaatgTTCACTGACCTGACAAGTACCCATCCTTTATTGTCTGTGCTGACCAGAGTATTGACCGGAAAGCAACCAAACTCTGTGACGGTGCTCAGGTACTTAGCTGCAGATGGAGAAGTGACTCACATTAGTAGACAAGCAGACATGCATGAATGCATTAGTTCAACGCTACGTTCAAATCAGGCTCAGAATCACGTGTTCAGGCAACAACTTAactgaaaagtctatgtaaacgtgtgtAAATCCACGTCTCtgcattcacatttttaagaccattttcgGGCTTTATGTAAAAACCCTTGAATGCACTGAAAGTTAAAcagatactttttaaaaaatgttaacgagataattccagtagattctgaaggagaaaagcgtctcaacgagccgcttttctccttcagaatctactggattacgttgatcgtgttaaaggttgaaaataTACAGATTTTGTGTctaagcgtcactggcgacgccccaggtcttaaagggttaatgatCTGTGCTCGGCCAGAAGTCtctcatatatcagaatagagctgtgagagaaaCAGCTTGGAGCAatattcaccagatttgcaccactttgacatctCTCACCAAGTATCGGGTAGCGACAGACCAGTGTGAACGTCGTACGCTAAGGCGCTCAATAATGTGACTTTAGCCCTTTCTTGAACGTGCAACATatgcccagtgtgaacgtagcatcagagTTTCTCCCCGCTGTACCGAGTCTCTTCCGTAGCGGCAGCACTCCCGTCCACGTGTTCACCAGGATTCCTTCTCCTTGAACCGAGGAGCTCCCCAGCACGGCCTGACCCACCAAAGAGGCATCGTTCGGAATGGCCAGTGGATGGAAGTCTTCCATCAGATGCTTCTTGAAGCATGTGCGATCCTTGTTGTTGATCTTGTACATGAAGCCCTATGGGACGAGAGGATGGTTTTGTAACAGGGTGGAATgtagtttttgatttgttttattctgtcagAGTGCGAAACTCCAGAAAGCCCCTGAACAAGCCACCTCGTTGCTGCCTGATTGGGGACAGGTGCGCAGTGGGGGGCGTGGCCAATGGGAGACTATAAGGAAATAAGGAATAGTGGAATACACAAACAAGAGAGGAAAGGGGAGAAAGAAAGAGGCCCTGGTGTAGTGCAGGTGGGGAAGCCAACGCTGGAACCTAGAGGAGCGTGGAAAGAGAAGACAGTACCGGGCCAAGCCCTGGAGGAGCGTGGCAAGAGGAATCAGCGCCGGGCCCTAGAGAAGACAGTGCCGGGACCTAGAGGAGCGTGGCAAGAGAAGACAGTGCCGGGCCCTAGAGAAGACAGCACCAGGACCTGGAGGAGCGTGGCAAGAGAAGACAGTACCGGGCCATTGAGGAGCCAAGCCCTGGAGGAGCGTGGCAAGAGGAATTAGCGCCGGGCCCTAGAGAAGACAGTGCCAGGACCTGGAAGAGCGTGGCGAGAGGAGCCGGGCcctagagcaggggtattcaaatccaggccttgaaggccggtgtcctacatgttttccaaccaaccttccattgaagctccttattggctaaacatacctgatcctggaaattagcagccNNNNNNNNNNNNNNNNNNNNNNNNNNNNNNNNNNNNNNNNNNNNNNNNNNNNNNNNNNNNNNNNNNNNNNNNNNNNNNNNNNNNNNNNNNNNNNNNNNNNNNNNNNaaaaaaaaaaaaaaaaaaaagatatgtcaGCGCTGGGCTAGAGAGAAGTGTGGTGAGAGGAGTCAGCGCCAGGCCCTGGAAGAGAGTGGTGAGATATCCTAGCGCTGGGCCCGGGAGGAGCATGGCAAGATAAGCCAGTGCAGGGCCCTAGGTGAGACAGCCCTGGGGCCTGGAGGAGTGTGGCGAGAGAAGCTAGCGAGCGGGCCCCGGAGGTGCCTGGCAATAGAAGCAAGCTCCAGGCCAACAGTGACAGAACCCCATCGGACAACCACCCACAGAGTAAAGCAGTTCGGGGAGAGGCGGTGCCGAAACAAGAAGTGCGACTGAGCCAGACAGTAGGGGGAAAGCAATGTTGGAACACAGAGAAGTGTGGTTGTGACCCGCCCTCTTCAAGCTAAGTACGCCACTGTTgccttttatcttgtttttagtCACCCAGGAGGGGCTGTTTTTCAATAACCTCTGTTTAACTCCCCTTTGAACCGCAGTTCTGGGTTTCTTGTCTCCACACACCTCCAAATCAAAGGACCCTGTGGGTCATCAAGATTTATCCAGCagtttggtttggtttctccGAATCAAGCTGGCTTCCTGTTTTAGATCAAATGTGACCtaattttattcacattttaatccacatttttgctttgttttccttcttgaactctcttagtttttttgtacaaaccttttgtttcctttctgtGAAGCACTTCAAATAACCCCTGAGTTTATAAGTCGCTGTCTGAGTACAGACGCCTTTCTCTGACAGTCATTGATGATTTGTTACCTGTTTGAAAAGTAGCAGCACATCAAGCTGGAAGGTTGTGTTCCCATAGGATCCAAACTCTGTGAGACG belongs to Oryzias melastigma strain HK-1 linkage group LG18, ASM292280v2, whole genome shotgun sequence and includes:
- the LOC112156323 gene encoding ependymin-2, yielding MRAVVLLVSFWMSCLAQRPEPCSSPPLLSGGLSISTQAQELAAFAKYSYDGLGKRIRLTEFGSYGNTTFQLDVLLLFKQGFMYKINNKDRTCFKKHLMEDFHPLAIPNDASLVGQAVLGSSSVQGEGILVNTWTGVLPLRKRLAKYLSTVTEFGCFPVNTLVSTDNKGWVLVSFYNNIMGIPDPQVFTPPTFCKGAQLEEEEEEEKHSFLYRLF